A DNA window from Stenotrophomonas sp. 57 contains the following coding sequences:
- a CDS encoding hydrolase — MDTAVNARAWLDHHDLLDPAPMHLETGIQRREDGTLLVAVRTDLHGCKGRMLDWWFTFFETTQHIRWWHPVDHVEHRGWDEAWQRGRSYHGASIHAVESLADIPPVAARLKFHDPRTLLAPERLQAVQDAGDVSAVIAARIGFGDHVRLDANGDPCDGQMLHVARDTPFGCVLRSRFVLGLDSTDPHRDAGDAVGLGLLKHCYTEFSFLSRLLPSLYYGERANGEAVPLPW, encoded by the coding sequence ATGGATACCGCTGTGAACGCTCGCGCCTGGCTGGACCACCACGATCTGCTGGACCCGGCGCCGATGCATCTGGAGACCGGCATCCAGCGCCGCGAAGACGGCACCCTGCTGGTGGCGGTGCGCACCGATCTGCACGGCTGCAAGGGCCGCATGCTGGACTGGTGGTTCACCTTCTTCGAGACCACCCAGCACATCCGCTGGTGGCATCCGGTCGATCATGTCGAGCATCGCGGCTGGGACGAGGCCTGGCAGCGCGGGCGCAGCTACCACGGCGCCAGCATCCATGCGGTGGAATCGCTGGCCGACATTCCGCCGGTGGCGGCGCGCCTGAAGTTCCATGACCCGCGCACGTTGCTGGCGCCCGAGCGACTGCAGGCGGTACAGGATGCAGGCGATGTATCGGCGGTGATCGCCGCGCGCATCGGCTTCGGCGACCACGTCCGCCTGGATGCAAACGGTGATCCCTGCGACGGGCAGATGCTGCACGTGGCACGCGATACGCCGTTTGGCTGCGTGCTGCGCAGCCGCTTCGTGCTCGGCCTGGACAGCACCGATCCGCACCGCGATGCCGGCGATGCGGTCGGGCTGGGCCTGCTCAAGCACTGCTACACCGAGTTCAGCTTCCTCTCGCGCCTGCTGCCGTCGCTGTACTACGGCGAGCGT